The following DNA comes from Mesorhizobium sp. B2-1-8.
GTCGAACGGGATCAGACCGAACAGATCCGTCAGATCGCCCTTGGCCAGGCTTTCGCCGAGCAGCCGGAGCCGTTCCTCCGGCAGGTATGTCGATCTTATCGGCTCTTCCGTAATGGCTGGGAAGCTCGCGCTTGTCTTCTCGATCTGGGCTGGATTCGTCTGAATATTCATTGAAAATTCCGTAAGCGGGCACTCAGCGGCGTCACCGCCACGGCAATGGCCCTAAAACCGGTTCAAATGCAATTGGTTGCATCAACCCCTATGCCGAAAGTTTGTTTCCGCACCACGACAGGGCGCCATCTTTCGAGCAAACTCAAAGACGAGCGCCCCTCGCTCCCGTCAGGACCGATCGACGGGGAGGATTCGGGCTTTTTCGTGATGCCGGTGCCAGCTTACGCTATATTTCGCCGGCGTCGCGATCATGTTTGGAAACAGGCGGTAACCGTTGGCCCGAAACGCGTCAGGCCGCCCCGACTATCCGGATTACGAAAAGGGTCGCATCCGGGGCGGGCTGAACCCGCAAGACAGAGGCATCCGGCCCGAGCAGCAGGGTGTCGAGCGGCCCGAGACGAATGGGCGCGGCGCCGGGGAATATGGCATGGCCTCTGTGGCAAAGGATGACGGTGGAACCGGCCTCGGTCGGGATTTCCACAGGCGTCGAAATCGCCAAACGCTCGACCGAATGCAGCATCCGGCCGCGCCGGGTCATGACGTTGAGATCGGTGATCGGGCCGGCGATCAGCGCGGCACTGGTCGGCTGGTCGGCTGGAAAGGAAAATGGCTGGGAAGCCACTGTAATCCGCTCCGGCGGACGGCCCGCGACATCAAGCACGAT
Coding sequences within:
- a CDS encoding HutD family protein, with the protein product MRLLHATDYRVMPWKNGGGATTEIAVSPDGAGLDDFDWRVSMARVEGSGSFSSFAGIDRTLWVLEGEGIVLDVAGRPPERITVASQPFSFPADQPTSAALIAGPITDLNVMTRRGRMLHSVERLAISTPVEIPTEAGSTVILCHRGHAIFPGAAPIRLGPLDTLLLGPDASVLRVQPAPDATLFVIRIVGAA